In Thermobaculum terrenum ATCC BAA-798, the DNA window CCTAGCACTCATCATCGCCAGTGCTCCAATGATGCTCTTCCTGGTGATTCCAATGATAGCGCTGGTAGCTCAGGCACCACTGGAAGAAGTGATCGCGTACCTTACTGACCAACAGGTATCGATGGCTATAGCGCTAAGCGCCTACACTACAATAACCACTACGTGTGTGACTGTAGCGCTGGGCACACCGCTGGCCTATCTGATGGCGCGTTATCGCTTCCGCGGTAAGAAGATGCTCGACACCCTGATCGATCTGCCGCTGGTACTGCCCCCCTCGGCTGCTGGCATCGCCCTGCTGCTCACATTCGGCAGACATGGCATCCTGGGGGAGCGGCTTGCCGATTTGGGCTTGCAGATACCATTCACCCCATTGGCGGTAGTGCTCGCGCAAACCTTCGTCTCAGCCCCTTTCTATATACGAGCGACGATGAACGGGATCGCATCGGTGGACAGCTCACTGGAGGAGGCGGGCATGGTGGACGGGGCGG includes these proteins:
- a CDS encoding ABC transporter permease; this translates as MSSREMMQTQLNETSTSEVACTPSTDRRSWYPRHLALIIASAPMMLFLVIPMIALVAQAPLEEVIAYLTDQQVSMAIALSAYTTITTTCVTVALGTPLAYLMARYRFRGKKMLDTLIDLPLVLPPSAAGIALLLTFGRHGILGERLADLGLQIPFTPLAVVLAQTFVSAPFYIRATMNGIASVDSSLEEAGMVDGAGSLRLFWSITFPMARVAMISGAIMTWARALGEFGATIIFAGNFPGRTQTIPIAIYLGFNIDLESAVVLSAILLCVSFGVIMIVKWALKQSVTRAEIY